Within Sorangiineae bacterium MSr11367, the genomic segment ACCCCGCTGAAGAGGACCAGGAACTTAACGAGGACGATGGGGGCCCAGCGGGAGCCCTGCTGCGACGGATCGATGCCCGTCATGAGGCTGACCATGCGGGTGATCACCCAAAGGTCGAGCACCGCGACGGCGACCCCTGCGGCCGTCGACACAGAGGCGTGAACACCGAACAAGATGGCCGCGGCCAAGGTGAACACCGCGCCCACGATCAGAACGGGACGCAGCGCAGGGATGCGCGAGCCGTCCTTTTCATCCGTGGCCATGGCGATCCCTTTCTTCGTTCTCTCGGTCTTCTTTTTCGAGTGCGCGCTGTTCGAGTTGGGCCATGCGGAAGAGGGAGCGGAAGCCCGCGAACGTGCCGACCATCAGGCCGATCCACACGAGGTAGCCCGTGCCGAGGCGTCCGTCGAGGAAACGCCCTCCGAGAAAGCCCGCGGCAATGAGCGCGAAAAACTCGAACCCGACCGCGGCATATCGTCCGAACTGCTTCACGTGTACGACATTCTAGCCGACGCCGGCGCTCCACGACGCCCGGACTTTTCACAGGCAGCCCGAAGCGGCGGGCTCTATCATGCGCGGTATGCCCAAGCTTGAAATCGGTGTCTTTCTTACTGTTGCGCTGACATCGACCTTGGCCTCGGCGCAGCAGCAACAACCCGCGGGGCCGCTGCCTCCACTGCCGGCACCCACGCCGCAACAACCTGCCGCGGCTCCGCCGCCGTACGTGTACCCGGGGCAGCCGGCCCAGCAACCGGCGCCCCCGCCGCGATCGCCGCAGCCGGCGCCGACCCCCGGCGGCCCGTACATCTCGCAGGACATTCCGCCGCCCCCGCCGATGATCGAATACGAGCCCGCGCCTGAGCCCGTTCACGCGCCAAACTATTCCCTCTACACGGGCGCCTCGCTGCGCGCGTTGGGCTTTGGTGGCTATTTCTATACGAACGAGCTCGGCCGCGAGGAGACGACCGGTAACTTCCTCGGTCCAGGCGCCGCCGTCGAAGTGGACGTGGGCGCGCGGCTCGGCAGGCACTACATCCCATTCCTCTTTTGGGAACACGGGTTCATGCGACAAGGTCATCGATTCGACGGAACCGATGCCACCTCGTCGAGTGACCTCGTAGGCCTCGGATTTCGCTACGCCGCCGGCAACGTGGATCGCGCGAGTTTTCTCTCCGAACTATCCATCGGTCTGCGCACCGTGACCGTGAAGAACGGCAACGAGACCTTCAAAATGTCGACGTGGGAGCTTTTTCGCCTCGGCCTCGGTGCGGAAATCCGATTTTCGAAGTTGTTTACCATTTCACCGATGGCCCACATCTCCAGCGGCGCGATGAACGATAGCGATGGAAGCGTGACCTTCAGCGCCAACGGCTCGCGCGATTATGCGGCCGCGGCAGCTTCGAATTCGAACATTCGGCCACCGTTTCATCCGACGTTCGTCGACGGCCAAAATATCCAATCGGGAAGGAGCTATGTCGTAGTCGGTATTGGCTGCGGAGCTCACTTTGATATTTTCGGAAAATGAATTAGAGCAAACCCATGTCGACAGCGGTCGGCGTTGATGGGTTGGGGAACGCTCCTTCGTGGCTGCGAGGCATTCGGGCCGCGGTGACGGTTCTCACGCGGGTTCCCGTCGGCGGGTTTCCCTATTCGGATGCGGATTGGCGCTGGTCCGCCGCGTACCTGCCGCTTGTGGGCACCATGCTGGGGGCCCTGCTTTCCGGTGTGTGGATCCTCACCGTGCGCGCGGGGCTTTTGGTGGCCGCCGTCATGGCCGTGGGCGTCTCGCTCTTCATCACCGGGGCGATGCACGAAGATGGATTGGCCGACACCGCCGATGCGCTGGGCGGGGGCACGACGCGGGAGCGGGTGCTCGCGATCCTGAAGGACAGCCGCATCGGGGCCTTCGGCGCGGCGGCGCTGACCGTGACCTTGCTGTTGCGCGTGGCCCTGCTCGAGCGACTCGGGCTCATGGCGCCGATCGCGCTGGTCTTCACGCACGGCGCGGCGCGTCTCGTGCCGGTGTGGCTCATGGCGACCTTGCCGTATGTCACCGACGAGTCGGTGGCCAAGAGCCGATCCATCGTGGCCGCGGGGCGCGTGCAGGTGGCGGTTGCCACGGGGTGGGTGCTCATCGTGGGCTCCGCGCTCTGCTTGATGGACGCGCTCAACGTCTTCGAGGTCGTCTCGGCCTTGGCGGCGGCAGCCACGGTGGGCATGTTCTGCGCCTTTCGCTTTCAGGCCCGCGTGGGCGGCATCACCGGCGATTTCCTCGGTGCCGCCGAACAATTGAGCGAGTGCGCGATGCTGCTGACCTTGGCCATCGTGCGCGGCGGCCCACCGTGACCGAGGGGCTGACGCGGCGCCTATGGGTTGCCCGGCACGCGCCGATCGCGAGCCCCGGAGAGCGCTGTTACGGCCGCACCGATGTCGCGGTCACCGTTCCGCATGATCGCGCGGCGGCGCTCTTGGCCGAGTCGTTTCCCTCGGGTGAACCACGGCCGAACACGGTGTGGACGTCCCCCGTGTCGAGGTGCGCGGCGGTGGCCGAACACCTCGCCGGGCACTTTGGTGCGGCGTTTCGCGTGGACGCGGCGCTGTACGAAATGGACTTCGGCGCGTGGGACGGCGTCCCGTGGACGGACATCCGCGCGCGGGATGACGCGGCGTATGCGCGCTGGATGCGCGAGTGGGAGCACGTCGCACCGCCCGGTGGCGAGGCCCCGCAGGACATGGAGCGGCGCGTGCGGACGTGGTTGACGTCGCTGTCGATGGAGCAGCCGGAGCGATCGCATGGGCTCGTGGCCCATGCCGGCGTCGTGCGCGCGCTGTATGTCGTGCTCGAGGGCTGCCCGTGGCCCGATGCGATGGGGCGTGCCGTCGAGCATCTCGCGTGGGTCCCGTTTCGCTTGGGGCACACTTGACATCGGACGCGCGCATCGACGAGCATGCGCGCCGTTGACAATTGAATCGCCTCGGGTGCCCGCAAGGGCACAACAGGGAAGCCGGTGACAAGCCGGCGCGGTGCCGCCACTGTATGTGGGGAGTCGTGCTTCGAAGCCACTCGATCTCGCTATTGAGAACGGGGAAGGGGAGCACGGCGCTGCAGCCTTCGAACAGCTGCTGAACCCACGAGCCAGGAGACCTACCCGGGGTTTCACGCGAGAGGTGCGCCATGCACTCTACTGCGTGGCGTTCGGGTGCGGATCTCACCCGGGCCACCGACCCGTCGATCGACACGTGCGTTTTGCTCGTCGGCCATGGAAGCCGAAATCCCGAGGCGAACGTCGAGTTCGAATCGCTGGCCGAGGTGTACCGCGCGACGGGGCGGCATGTGCAGGTTGGCTACATCGAGCTGGCCCGACCGCTCGTGTCCGACGCCCTCGCCTTGGCCGCCCAATCGGCGCGGCGCGTGGCGTTGGTTCCGCTTTTCTTGTTTGCGGCGGGGCACGTTAAAAACGATCTCCCCCTGGCCATCGCGGAAGCGCGCCTCCGCTTCCCATCGGTGCAAATCGCGGTGGCGCCGCACCTGGGGGTGCATCCGTCGTTGGTCGCCATGGCCTACGATCGCGCCGCACCGCAGCTCGGGGAGGATGCGGCCACGCGGGCGAAGACCTTGTTGCTCGTGGTCGGGCGCGGTTCGAGCGATCCCGATGCCAACGGGGAATTTTGCAAGCTGGCGCGGCTTCTCGGGGAAGGTCGCGGGCTGTTCGACGTGCAGCCTTGCTTCATGGGCATCACGGGCCCGAGCGTGGAGACCGCGCTCGATCGCGTGGCGCGCGTGCGGCCCGAGCGGCTGGTGGTGTTGCCCTACCTGCTCTTCGCGGGGCGCCTGGTGGAGCGGCTCGCGGCGCAGGTCGAGGCCTTTGCGACGCGCCATCCATGGATCCGCGCATCCTTGGCGCCTCACCTCGGATACGACGAGCGGTTGCTCGCGTTGATCGACGAGCGCGCCCGTCAGGCGCTTGCGGGCGAGTCGTTGTTGCCCTGCGACACCTGCCAATACCGGACGGCGCTTCCCGGGTTGGAGCAGCAGGTGGGCGGGCTGCGGGCGCTGCTCTACAGCGTGCGGCACACGCTCACGCATGCGCAGGCGTCGATGCCGGTGCACGTGCACCGTCCGCTGAAGAAGCACGTGCTCGTGTGCCTCAACGCCGACTGCGTCGATCGCGGAAGCACCGCCGTGCTCGCGGCCTTGCGGCGCGAGGTGAAGCTTTGTGGACGCGCGCGCGAGATCAAGGTCACGCGCACGTCGTGCATGGGCCGCTGCGGGGAGGGGCCGACGGTGGCCGTCTACCCCGACGGTGTTTGGTACCGCGGCGTGCGCGACACCGACGCCGCAGAAATGGTGCACGAGCACCTTCTCAACGATCGGCTGGTTGGGCGGCTGGTCGACGACATTTTGCAGTGAATTCCAACGGGAGCGACATCATGAAAACGATTCTAGGGGTGGTCACCACAGCGATTCTGTCCACGTTGGCCGGCTGCAGCAGCTCGTCGGATCCGGGGCCGGGGTGCCAGGAGAGCTACACGGTCACGTCGCAGGGCAACACGGGCAACTTGAAGAACCGCGCGTACGTCGCGAGCCGTGACTCGGGCAACATCACGGTCATCGACCTCGACACGCTCGAAATCGTGGGCTCCGCCAACACGTGCAGCCGCGGCTACCACATGGCCGAGCTCAGCGCGGACTTCACCAAGATTTACGCGTCCAGCACGGACAACGGCAAAATCGACGTCCTCAACGCGCGCTCCTTGAACGTCAGCAAGCGCATCTCCGTCGGTGCCGATCCGTCGCATCTGAGCTTGAGCCGCGATGGATCGCTCATCGCGGTCGTCGACGAGAAGGACAACGCCGTGTCGTTCATCGACCCGAAGACCGACGTCGAGGTCAAGCGCCTCTCCGGCTTCTACACGCCGCACTTCGTGCGTTTCTCCGCGGACAACCGCCACGCGTACGTCGCCAACATGGGCGCGTACCACATCACGCGCGTCGACCTGCCGTCGCTGGCCATCGACGGGGAGATCGCGCTCGACGGTCACGCGGGCCCGCCGGTGGCGCCAGCCGGCAAGGAGGAGTTCGGCTTTGCCGACGCGCAAATCGACGAGAACGGCGTGCTCTGGGCGGCGCATGCCGGCACCGGGCAAGTGCTTCTCTACGATACGAAGACGCGGACCAAGCTGCCCGAGATCCGCGCCGGAGAGAACCCGTGGATCGTGTACGCCGAGCACCCGTTCAAGGGGATCGAGGCGCGCATCGTTCCGAACCATCGCGATCGCAGCGTGTCGCTTCTGCACCAGCTGCAGACCGCGTCGGCGGACACCATCGTCACCGAGGAACCGGAGTCGTACGGCGTGAACTACACGCCCCTCGATCCGGGGAAGGCCTTCGTCATGAACCGCATGCGCGAGGAAATCGCGGTCATCGACACGCGCACGAAGAAGCGCACCGCGACCATCCCCGTCGGTGGCAACACCGAGACGGCGTCCACCACGGCCGACGGCAAGTACGTCATCGCCGCGGTGAGCAGCGCCAACCGCGTGGTGGTCATCGATGCGGTGACCAACGCCGTGGTGAAGACGTTCGACAACGTCGGCAACTACCCCTGGACGGTGACCATTCCCCAGGGCCAGAACTACTGCCACTGAGGCGCCGGTCATGTCGCGGTTCGTCTTGTACACGCGGAAGCTTCATTTCATGGCGACGGCCATTCTCGGTGTGCAGCTCGTAGCTTGGGCGCTCACCGGGTTTGCCTTTACCTTGTTCGACTTCCGCGTGGTGCGAGGCACGGACGATCGCGCGCCCGTGGTGGCGCTCGACTTCGCCTCGGTGCGTCTGCGCCCGGGCGAACTCGTCCCCGACGCGCGTGACGTTCAATCGGTGCGCCTGAAGATGCTCGACGCGCGTCCGGTGTACGAGGTCAGCGTCGCCGGTGAGCCGCGGCTGATCGACGCGGCCGACGGCACCGCGGTCTCCATCGACGAGGCCCGCGCCTCGCGCATCGCGGCCAAAGCTTACCGTGGGGATGCGCACGCGCGCGGCATCGAGCGCCAAGACGACGACGGCAAGGCCGTCTGGGTCGTGCACCTCGACGATGCACGCGCCACCGACGTGGCCGTGGACGCGACCACCGGCGACATCGCGTGGTGGCGCAACGGAACATGGCGCGCGTTCGACGTCCTCTGGTCCATCCACGTACTCGGCTACGTCGACCGTCATAGTCCGGCGCATTGGCCGCTACGCATCGTCGGCTTCCTCGCCGCCATGGCGGCCATGAGCGGTGCGGGCCTCTTGTTGTCCCGCCTCGTTCGCCGGTTCTCGATTCGAAAAACCCAAACCCGATAGGAAATACGATGGCTTGCCACGAGATTGCAGCACTTCGTCTGGGACTGATGAACATCCTCGGCATCGATGACGAAGCCGAAAAGGCGCATGAGCTCGCGGAGCTGGGCGAGGCTGCGCGCACCCCAGGACCGCTTGCCTCGCTGACCGTGGCCTCGGACCTGGACGGGCTGGTGAAGCTCTTTTCCACGTCGCTGGTCGACTTGAACGAGAAGGTCTCGCGCACGCCCGCCGGCGATCCCAAGCTGCCGTATTTGCGAAGCTTGGTCGTGCTCACGAAGAAGGTCGAGCTGGAGTTGCGCGCCCATGTGGAGGGCCTGGGCCGCATGAACCGCGAGCTCGAAGAGATGCACGATCTCGTGCACGAGCTCTTTCCGGCGGAATAACCTATGGCCGCAAACCCGAAGACCCTGCGCGTCGTGGCGGCCCATTCGGAGGGCGACTGCGCGCGCGTGCTCGAGATCGAGACCGTCGATGCGAGTCCGCTCACGCCCGTGGCGGGCAAGTACATCATCGTCAACACGGGGGTGATGGCGGGCGACAAGCCGGTCAAGCGCGCGTATTCGCTGACGTCGGCCTACGGGGAGGCTCATCGCGCGCGCCTCATCGTGAAGAAGCTCGGCGCCGGTTCGAGCGCGCTGCACGAGGCGCCGCTGGGCGCGGAGTTCTCCTTCAGCGGGCCGTGGGGCAAGCTTTTGCCCGAGCCGGGTGAGCCGCCGCGAACCTTGGTGGTGGCCACCGATACGGGCATCACCACGGCCATCGGGCTGGCCACGCAGGCGAGCACGCTGTCGACGTGCCGCGTGGTGGAGGTGCTCTGGCTCCGCGGCGAGGGCGAGACGTTCTTGGACGTCGACGACGTGCGCCACCGCATCGAAGCGGCCGGGGTGAAATATGTGTGCGCAACCATTTTGCCGGCGAGCGATCCCGCGCGCGTGAACGAAGCGTGGGCGCACGTCGAAGCGCGTGTCGCCGAAACCGGGGCGGAGGTCGTGCTGGCGTCGGGCGACGGCGCCATCATCCATCCGCTGCGCACGCGCTTGGTGCCCGCGGTGCGCGAAGTTCGCGTCGAGTGCTTCTTCCACAACCCGGAGAAGAAAATCGCCTGAGCTCATGACGGAAGCCCCCCGCACGCTCCGCACGGTCGTTCCCCCGCGCAATCCGAAGGGACAGCGCGAAGGCTTCACCACGGGTGCGTGCGCGGCCGCCGCGGCCAAGGCCGCTGCGCGTCTCTTGCTCCGTGGCGGGGACTTGGTGGACATCGAAACGACCTTGCCCAATGGTCAGCGTCAC encodes:
- a CDS encoding PepSY domain-containing protein, which gives rise to MSRFVLYTRKLHFMATAILGVQLVAWALTGFAFTLFDFRVVRGTDDRAPVVALDFASVRLRPGELVPDARDVQSVRLKMLDARPVYEVSVAGEPRLIDAADGTAVSIDEARASRIAAKAYRGDAHARGIERQDDDGKAVWVVHLDDARATDVAVDATTGDIAWWRNGTWRAFDVLWSIHVLGYVDRHSPAHWPLRIVGFLAAMAAMSGAGLLLSRLVRRFSIRKTQTR
- a CDS encoding AtpZ/AtpI family protein; amino-acid sequence: MKQFGRYAAVGFEFFALIAAGFLGGRFLDGRLGTGYLVWIGLMVGTFAGFRSLFRMAQLEQRALEKEDRENEERDRHGHG
- a CDS encoding adenosylcobinamide-GDP ribazoletransferase — its product is MSTAVGVDGLGNAPSWLRGIRAAVTVLTRVPVGGFPYSDADWRWSAAYLPLVGTMLGALLSGVWILTVRAGLLVAAVMAVGVSLFITGAMHEDGLADTADALGGGTTRERVLAILKDSRIGAFGAAALTVTLLLRVALLERLGLMAPIALVFTHGAARLVPVWLMATLPYVTDESVAKSRSIVAAGRVQVAVATGWVLIVGSALCLMDALNVFEVVSALAAAATVGMFCAFRFQARVGGITGDFLGAAEQLSECAMLLTLAIVRGGPP
- a CDS encoding YncE family protein — its product is MKTILGVVTTAILSTLAGCSSSSDPGPGCQESYTVTSQGNTGNLKNRAYVASRDSGNITVIDLDTLEIVGSANTCSRGYHMAELSADFTKIYASSTDNGKIDVLNARSLNVSKRISVGADPSHLSLSRDGSLIAVVDEKDNAVSFIDPKTDVEVKRLSGFYTPHFVRFSADNRHAYVANMGAYHITRVDLPSLAIDGEIALDGHAGPPVAPAGKEEFGFADAQIDENGVLWAAHAGTGQVLLYDTKTRTKLPEIRAGENPWIVYAEHPFKGIEARIVPNHRDRSVSLLHQLQTASADTIVTEEPESYGVNYTPLDPGKAFVMNRMREEIAVIDTRTKKRTATIPVGGNTETASTTADGKYVIAAVSSANRVVVIDAVTNAVVKTFDNVGNYPWTVTIPQGQNYCH
- a CDS encoding histidine phosphatase family protein — protein: MTEGLTRRLWVARHAPIASPGERCYGRTDVAVTVPHDRAAALLAESFPSGEPRPNTVWTSPVSRCAAVAEHLAGHFGAAFRVDAALYEMDFGAWDGVPWTDIRARDDAAYARWMREWEHVAPPGGEAPQDMERRVRTWLTSLSMEQPERSHGLVAHAGVVRALYVVLEGCPWPDAMGRAVEHLAWVPFRLGHT
- a CDS encoding sirohydrochlorin cobaltochelatase, whose translation is MHSTAWRSGADLTRATDPSIDTCVLLVGHGSRNPEANVEFESLAEVYRATGRHVQVGYIELARPLVSDALALAAQSARRVALVPLFLFAAGHVKNDLPLAIAEARLRFPSVQIAVAPHLGVHPSLVAMAYDRAAPQLGEDAATRAKTLLLVVGRGSSDPDANGEFCKLARLLGEGRGLFDVQPCFMGITGPSVETALDRVARVRPERLVVLPYLLFAGRLVERLAAQVEAFATRHPWIRASLAPHLGYDERLLALIDERARQALAGESLLPCDTCQYRTALPGLEQQVGGLRALLYSVRHTLTHAQASMPVHVHRPLKKHVLVCLNADCVDRGSTAVLAALRREVKLCGRAREIKVTRTSCMGRCGEGPTVAVYPDGVWYRGVRDTDAAEMVHEHLLNDRLVGRLVDDILQ
- a CDS encoding DUF3209 family protein → MACHEIAALRLGLMNILGIDDEAEKAHELAELGEAARTPGPLASLTVASDLDGLVKLFSTSLVDLNEKVSRTPAGDPKLPYLRSLVVLTKKVELELRAHVEGLGRMNRELEEMHDLVHELFPAE
- a CDS encoding FAD-binding oxidoreductase, whose product is MAANPKTLRVVAAHSEGDCARVLEIETVDASPLTPVAGKYIIVNTGVMAGDKPVKRAYSLTSAYGEAHRARLIVKKLGAGSSALHEAPLGAEFSFSGPWGKLLPEPGEPPRTLVVATDTGITTAIGLATQASTLSTCRVVEVLWLRGEGETFLDVDDVRHRIEAAGVKYVCATILPASDPARVNEAWAHVEARVAETGAEVVLASGDGAIIHPLRTRLVPAVREVRVECFFHNPEKKIA